One Ictidomys tridecemlineatus isolate mIctTri1 unplaced genomic scaffold, mIctTri1.hap1 Scaffold_761, whole genome shotgun sequence genomic region harbors:
- the LOC101978081 gene encoding uncharacterized protein LOC101978081 isoform X2, whose product MLENYSNLASLVGCHVFKPTLITRLEQGIDPTLEDRPAPGGPPREEAKGGAASAASAGKKTRRKSKTRPKPDSSKTLLQEKIERAIQRAIAQSARAERASKRALKRASEEASERALKRALERASESEDRPSPSHQKAGPSPDTRAGKNVSAAEKEHEPVAPKEPSTQKPGNSAPESVSPAEKEHEPVAPKEPSNQKPSTSAPESVSPAEKEPEPGTPKEPSSQKPSTTAPENVSPAEKEPEPVAPKEPSTQKPGNSAPESVSTAEKEDEPMAPKEPSNQKPSTSAPESVSPAEKEPEPGAPKEPSNQKPSTSTPESVSPAEKEPEPMAPKESSSQKPSTSAPENVSPAEKEPEPGAPKEPSSQKPSTTAPESVSPAEKEHERVAPKEPSSQKPGTSAPKKTRQGKKTPEKGTGKKTQSATGSKKKPQSPRKGKNHFKCKECGKTFNQTLHLVEHERIHTGEKPHKCDVCGKSFRHSWYFFTHRRIHTGERPYKCTECGKAFNSSSTLSSHFRIHTGETPFKCNECGKTFKQSTKLTRHRRIHTGEKPYKCEECKKCFGRSSSLTEHKRIHTGEKPYCCRECGKTFRVNSHLVEHRRLHQAEKPHKCEECGKHFRNRAHLTEHKQIHVPGAREDCPECGKAFPSKAALLKHQKSHGEDSLHRCQGCGKAFRCKSSIIRHQRLHAGQKPFVCTECGKGFTDRTTLNNHRRIHAADRPDPCAQCGRTFRHLATLTLHLKMHARKGK is encoded by the exons atgctggagaactacagcaatTTGGCCTCCCTGG TGGGGTGTCATGTCTTCAAGCCGACATTGATCACCAGGCTGGAGCAGGGCATCGATCCCACCCTGGAGGACAGACCGGCCCCCGGAGGCCCCCCGCGAGAGGAGGCCAAGGGAGGCGCTGCCAGCGCTGCCTCGGCAG GCAAGAAGACGCGGCGTAAGTCAAAGACAAGACCGAAGCCAGACAGTTCGAAGACTCTGCTACAGGAGAAGATAGAGAGAGCCATCCAAAGGGCTATCGCCCAGAGCGCGAGGGCAGAGAGGGCCTCAAAAAGGGCCTTGAAAAGGGCCTCTGAAGAGGCCTCTGAAAGGGCCTTGAAAAGGGCCCTGGAAAGGGCCTCAGAAAGCGAGGACAGGCCATCTCCAAGTCACCAGAAGGCCGGCCCCAGCCCAGACACAAGAGCAGGCAAGAACGTCTCTGCTGCTGAGAAAGAGCATGAGCCCGTGGCCCCGAAGGAACCTTCGACTCAAAAACCAGGAAACTCAGCACCAGAGAGCGTGTCCCCTGCTGAGAAAGAGCATGAGCCTGTGGCCCCGAAGGAACCCTCTAATCAAAAGCCATCAACCTCAGCACCAGAGAGCGTGTCCCCTGCTGAGAAAGAGCCTGAACCCGGGACCCCAAAGGAACCTTCGAGTCAAAAGCCATCAACCACGGCACCAGAGAACGTGTCCCCTGCTGAGAAAGAGCCTGAGCCCGTGGCCCCGAAGGAACCTTCGACTCAAAAACCAGGAAACTCAGCACCAGAGAGCGTGTCCACTGCTGAGAAAGAGGATGAACCCATGGCCCCGAAGGAACCTTCAAATCAAAAGCCATCAACCTCAGCACCAGAGAGCGTGTCCCCTGCTGAGAAAGAGCCTGAACCCGGGGCCCCAAAGGAACCTTCAAATCAAAAGCCATCAACCTCAACACCAGAGAGCGTGTCCCCTGCTGAGAAAGAGCCTGAGCCCATGGCCCCGAAGGAATCTTCAAGTCAAAAGCCATCAACCTCAGCACCAGAGAACGTGTCCCCTGCTGAGAAAGAGCCTGAACCTGGGGCCCCGAAGGAACCTTCAAGTCAAAAGCCATCAACCACGGCACCAGAGAGCGTGTCCCCTGCTGAGAAAGAACATGAGCGCGTGGCCCCAAAGGAACCTTCGAGTCAAAAACCAGGAACCTCAGCACCAAAGAAAACCCGTCAAGGAAAGAAGACCCCAGAAAAAGGCACTGGTAAGAAAACACAAAGTGCCACGGGCTCCAAGAAAAAGCCTCAGAGCCCCCGGAAGGGTAAGAATCACTttaaatgtaaggaatgtggaaaAACCTTCAACCAGACCCTCCACCTGGTGGAGCATGAGCGAATCCACACGGGAGAGAAACCACATAAGTGTGACGTGTGTGGGAAGTCCTTCAGACACAGCTGGTACTTTTTCACCCACCGCCGCATCCACACGGGGGAGAGGCCCTACAAGTGTACGGAGTGCGGCAAGGCCTTCAACAGCAGCTCCACCCTCAGCAGCCACTTCAGGATCCACACCGGGGAGACGCCCTTCAAGTGCAATGAGTGTGGGAAGACCTTCAAGCAGAGCACGAAGCTCACTCGCCACCGCAGGATCCACACGggggagaagccctacaagtgcgAGGAGTGTAAGAAGTGCTTTGGCCGCAGCTCGTCCCTGACCGAGCACAAGAGGATCCACACGGGAGAGAAGCCCTACTGCTGCCGAGAGTGTGGGAAAACCTTCAGAGTCAACTCACACCTCGTGGAGCACCGCCGGCTCCACCAAGCAGAGAAGCCGCACAAGTGTGAAGAGTGTGGAAAGCACTTCCGGAACCGTGCTCACCTGACAGAGCACAAGCAGATCCACGTGCCGGGAGCCCGCGAGGACTGTCCcgagtgtgggaaagccttcccCAGCAAGGCAGCCCTCCTCAAGCACCAGAAAAGCCACGGGGAGGACTCCTTGCACCGGTGCCAGGGCTGTGGAAAGGCCTTCCGGTGTAAGTCGAGCATCATACGGCACCAGCGGCTGCACGCGGGGCAGAAGCCGTTCGTGTGCACCGAGTGTGGGAAAGGCTTCACTGATAGGACCACCCTGAATAACCACCGCAGAATCCACGCCGCAGACAGGCCGGACCCCTGCGCACAGTGTGGGAGGACCTTCAGGCACCTGGCCACCTTGACGCTCCACCTGAAAATGCATGCTAGGAAGGGAAAGTAA
- the Zim2 gene encoding zinc finger imprinted 2 codes for MLHVTGVLDIVRNPHIFPLYDQEENPDSMSTRNPGTLKVSHQRFRHFQYLSVTGPHQAVSQIQELCRQWLRPETHTKEQIIEQLVLEQFLNTLPKEVQVWVRSQQPKSSREAGALVAHLIQACGEKGFPAEDSVLVRNRSTKEHPQNTKRLNSQPSGGSQELVTFSDVVVDFSPEELGYLSAAQRNLYREVMLENYQNLLSLGCQFSKPDIISLLEEEARAVEEDRRTVTCPRASSPDDPSESYLGNQENQTSSPVTTSDMKTSAQEGSHGSDALERHPHLTTPSGALPGEGPLDRTALETRIRPQPVEPIKCQFCERIFSTQMGLRKHEQIHTGKKPFGCKQCGEAFFLMPHLTRHQKTHSAPRPSRYRQVGKSFIPRADLGGAVRVHSQEDYYECFQCGKAFVQDVHLFQHLKAHEAAEALPPGLPRNKTHFIRYQRKHDYVGERSCQCCDCGKAFSRSSHLIQHYRIHARERPYQCQLCGKCFSLPSYLTQHYQLHFQETLVECRYC; via the exons ATGCTGCATGTGACAGGGGTTCTGGATATCGTGAGAAATCCCCACATCTTTCCTCTTTATGATCAAGAGGAGAATCCAGATTCCATGTCCACaaggaacccagggactctgaaAGTTTCTCATCAAAGGTTTAGGCATTTTCAGTATTTGTCGGTGACCGGGCCTCACCAAGCTGTGAGCCAAATCCAGGAGCTTTGTCGGCAATGGCTTCGGCCAGAGACTCACACCAAAGAGCAAATCATAGAACAACTGGTGCTGGAGCAGTTTCTGAACACACTGCCAAAGGAGGTTCAGGTGTGGGTGAGGTCTCAGCAGCCCAAGAGCAGCAGGGAGGCGGGAGCCCTGGTGGCACACCTGATCCAGGCCTGTGGGGAAAAAG GTTTCCCTGCTGAGGACTCTGTGCTTGTAAGAAATAGGAGCACCAAGGAACACCCACAGAATACAAAGAGGTTGAACAGTCAACCCTCCGGTGGCTCCCAG GAATTGGTTACCTTCAGTGACGTGGTCGTGGACTTCAGCCCGGAGGAGTTAGGCTACCTTAGTGCTGCCCAGAGGAACCTCTACCGGGAGGTCATGCTGGAGAATTACCAGAACCTGCTCTCCCTAG GGTGCCAGTTCTCTAAACCTGACATTATCTCACTCCTGGAAGAAGAGGCACGGGCAGtggaggaggacaggaggacagTGACGTGTCCAA GAGCGTCTTCTCCTGATGATCCATCAGAATCATACCTTGGCAACCAGGAGAATCAGACTTCAAGTCCCGTGACCACGAGTGACATGAAGACATCTGCTCAGGAAGGAAGCCACGGCAGTGATGCACTCGAGAGGCACCCTCATCTTACCACACCATCAGGGGCTCTTCCAGGAGAGGGTCCCCTGGACCGCACTGCTCTTGAAACACGTATCAGACCCCAGCCAGTGGAACCTATCAAATGTCAATTTTGTGAAAGGATCTTTAGTACCCAGATGGGCCTTAGGAAACATGAGCAAATCCATACTGGAAAGAAACCCTTTGGGTGTAAACAATGCGGCGAAGCCTTCTTTCTCAtgccccacctcaccagacaccagaaGACTCATTCGGCCCCGAGGCCCTCTAGGTATCGTCAAGTCGGCAAGTCTTTCATCCCGCGGGCAGATCTCGGGGGTGCTGTAAGAGTTCACAGTCAGGAGGACTACTATGAGTGCTTtcagtgtggcaaagcttttgtcCAGGACGTGCATCTTTTTCAACATCTCAAAGCCCATGAAGCAGCAGAGGCCCTTCCCCCTGGGCTGCCCCGCAACAAGACACACTTCATTCGTTATCAGCGGAAACACGACTATGTTGGAGAGAGATCCTGCCAGTGTTGTGACTGTGGCAAAGCCTTCAGTCGGAGCTCACATCTCATTCAGCACTATCGGATTCATGCTCGGGAGCGGCCGTACCAGTGCCAGCTCTGTGGGAAGTGTTTTAGCCTGCCCTCCTACCTCACCCAGCATTATCAGCTCCATTTCCAGGAGACACTGGTTGAATGCCGTTACTGTTGA
- the LOC101978081 gene encoding uncharacterized protein LOC101978081 isoform X1: MPRQRQRRGCVRDKETSDDRALPPKSPSPTPTKLSKRKGRLLATSLPAWSKEPVVFKDIALYFTQSEWKLLKPAQKALYKDVMLENYSNLASLVGCHVFKPTLITRLEQGIDPTLEDRPAPGGPPREEAKGGAASAASAGKKTRRKSKTRPKPDSSKTLLQEKIERAIQRAIAQSARAERASKRALKRASEEASERALKRALERASESEDRPSPSHQKAGPSPDTRAGKNVSAAEKEHEPVAPKEPSTQKPGNSAPESVSPAEKEHEPVAPKEPSNQKPSTSAPESVSPAEKEPEPGTPKEPSSQKPSTTAPENVSPAEKEPEPVAPKEPSTQKPGNSAPESVSTAEKEDEPMAPKEPSNQKPSTSAPESVSPAEKEPEPGAPKEPSNQKPSTSTPESVSPAEKEPEPMAPKESSSQKPSTSAPENVSPAEKEPEPGAPKEPSSQKPSTTAPESVSPAEKEHERVAPKEPSSQKPGTSAPKKTRQGKKTPEKGTGKKTQSATGSKKKPQSPRKGKNHFKCKECGKTFNQTLHLVEHERIHTGEKPHKCDVCGKSFRHSWYFFTHRRIHTGERPYKCTECGKAFNSSSTLSSHFRIHTGETPFKCNECGKTFKQSTKLTRHRRIHTGEKPYKCEECKKCFGRSSSLTEHKRIHTGEKPYCCRECGKTFRVNSHLVEHRRLHQAEKPHKCEECGKHFRNRAHLTEHKQIHVPGAREDCPECGKAFPSKAALLKHQKSHGEDSLHRCQGCGKAFRCKSSIIRHQRLHAGQKPFVCTECGKGFTDRTTLNNHRRIHAADRPDPCAQCGRTFRHLATLTLHLKMHARKGK, encoded by the exons ccctgcctcCGAAGAGTCCGAGTCCTACCCCAACCAAGCTTTCCAAAAGGAAGGGAAGACTGCTGGCCACGTCTCTACCGGCCTGGAGCAAG GAACCAGTGGTCTTCAAGGATATAGCCCTGTACTTCACCCAGAGCGAGTGGAAGCTGCTGAAGCCTGCGCAGAAGGCCCTGTACAAggatgtgatgctggagaactacagcaatTTGGCCTCCCTGG TGGGGTGTCATGTCTTCAAGCCGACATTGATCACCAGGCTGGAGCAGGGCATCGATCCCACCCTGGAGGACAGACCGGCCCCCGGAGGCCCCCCGCGAGAGGAGGCCAAGGGAGGCGCTGCCAGCGCTGCCTCGGCAG GCAAGAAGACGCGGCGTAAGTCAAAGACAAGACCGAAGCCAGACAGTTCGAAGACTCTGCTACAGGAGAAGATAGAGAGAGCCATCCAAAGGGCTATCGCCCAGAGCGCGAGGGCAGAGAGGGCCTCAAAAAGGGCCTTGAAAAGGGCCTCTGAAGAGGCCTCTGAAAGGGCCTTGAAAAGGGCCCTGGAAAGGGCCTCAGAAAGCGAGGACAGGCCATCTCCAAGTCACCAGAAGGCCGGCCCCAGCCCAGACACAAGAGCAGGCAAGAACGTCTCTGCTGCTGAGAAAGAGCATGAGCCCGTGGCCCCGAAGGAACCTTCGACTCAAAAACCAGGAAACTCAGCACCAGAGAGCGTGTCCCCTGCTGAGAAAGAGCATGAGCCTGTGGCCCCGAAGGAACCCTCTAATCAAAAGCCATCAACCTCAGCACCAGAGAGCGTGTCCCCTGCTGAGAAAGAGCCTGAACCCGGGACCCCAAAGGAACCTTCGAGTCAAAAGCCATCAACCACGGCACCAGAGAACGTGTCCCCTGCTGAGAAAGAGCCTGAGCCCGTGGCCCCGAAGGAACCTTCGACTCAAAAACCAGGAAACTCAGCACCAGAGAGCGTGTCCACTGCTGAGAAAGAGGATGAACCCATGGCCCCGAAGGAACCTTCAAATCAAAAGCCATCAACCTCAGCACCAGAGAGCGTGTCCCCTGCTGAGAAAGAGCCTGAACCCGGGGCCCCAAAGGAACCTTCAAATCAAAAGCCATCAACCTCAACACCAGAGAGCGTGTCCCCTGCTGAGAAAGAGCCTGAGCCCATGGCCCCGAAGGAATCTTCAAGTCAAAAGCCATCAACCTCAGCACCAGAGAACGTGTCCCCTGCTGAGAAAGAGCCTGAACCTGGGGCCCCGAAGGAACCTTCAAGTCAAAAGCCATCAACCACGGCACCAGAGAGCGTGTCCCCTGCTGAGAAAGAACATGAGCGCGTGGCCCCAAAGGAACCTTCGAGTCAAAAACCAGGAACCTCAGCACCAAAGAAAACCCGTCAAGGAAAGAAGACCCCAGAAAAAGGCACTGGTAAGAAAACACAAAGTGCCACGGGCTCCAAGAAAAAGCCTCAGAGCCCCCGGAAGGGTAAGAATCACTttaaatgtaaggaatgtggaaaAACCTTCAACCAGACCCTCCACCTGGTGGAGCATGAGCGAATCCACACGGGAGAGAAACCACATAAGTGTGACGTGTGTGGGAAGTCCTTCAGACACAGCTGGTACTTTTTCACCCACCGCCGCATCCACACGGGGGAGAGGCCCTACAAGTGTACGGAGTGCGGCAAGGCCTTCAACAGCAGCTCCACCCTCAGCAGCCACTTCAGGATCCACACCGGGGAGACGCCCTTCAAGTGCAATGAGTGTGGGAAGACCTTCAAGCAGAGCACGAAGCTCACTCGCCACCGCAGGATCCACACGggggagaagccctacaagtgcgAGGAGTGTAAGAAGTGCTTTGGCCGCAGCTCGTCCCTGACCGAGCACAAGAGGATCCACACGGGAGAGAAGCCCTACTGCTGCCGAGAGTGTGGGAAAACCTTCAGAGTCAACTCACACCTCGTGGAGCACCGCCGGCTCCACCAAGCAGAGAAGCCGCACAAGTGTGAAGAGTGTGGAAAGCACTTCCGGAACCGTGCTCACCTGACAGAGCACAAGCAGATCCACGTGCCGGGAGCCCGCGAGGACTGTCCcgagtgtgggaaagccttcccCAGCAAGGCAGCCCTCCTCAAGCACCAGAAAAGCCACGGGGAGGACTCCTTGCACCGGTGCCAGGGCTGTGGAAAGGCCTTCCGGTGTAAGTCGAGCATCATACGGCACCAGCGGCTGCACGCGGGGCAGAAGCCGTTCGTGTGCACCGAGTGTGGGAAAGGCTTCACTGATAGGACCACCCTGAATAACCACCGCAGAATCCACGCCGCAGACAGGCCGGACCCCTGCGCACAGTGTGGGAGGACCTTCAGGCACCTGGCCACCTTGACGCTCCACCTGAAAATGCATGCTAGGAAGGGAAAGTAA